One Candidatus Methylacidiphilales bacterium DNA window includes the following coding sequences:
- a CDS encoding glycosyl hydrolase has translation FVCWGLEMNGTWFPWSGYFYRDKNARNEDEGWTAGVEKYKKAYRYVVDHVRARGARNILWVYHANNYSYPTDDWNAIEKYYPGDGYVDWIGMSAYGQQFPADAWVYFHDTVDYPYQLLAALHPTKPIMMAEWGVGEFPPSKRKAEWIREALKSFVRNYPRLKIAIFWNERWANEDGSYSNLHADSSLESLKAFRDGMADPLWIDRPAPHLKAK, from the coding sequence TTTGTCTGTTGGGGGCTCGAAATGAACGGCACTTGGTTCCCGTGGTCCGGCTATTTCTACCGGGATAAAAATGCGCGCAACGAGGACGAAGGCTGGACTGCCGGGGTTGAGAAATACAAAAAAGCCTACCGCTACGTCGTGGACCATGTCCGCGCCCGCGGCGCGCGGAACATCCTCTGGGTCTATCACGCCAATAACTACTCCTATCCGACCGATGACTGGAACGCCATCGAGAAATACTATCCCGGAGACGGCTATGTGGACTGGATCGGCATGAGCGCCTACGGCCAGCAATTCCCCGCAGACGCCTGGGTTTATTTCCATGACACGGTCGATTACCCCTACCAACTGCTGGCCGCGCTTCATCCGACGAAACCCATCATGATGGCCGAGTGGGGCGTGGGCGAATTCCCCCCTTCCAAGCGCAAGGCCGAATGGATCCGCGAGGCGTTGAAAAGCTTTGTCCGCAATTATCCGAGGTTGAAAATCGCGATCTTTTGGAATGAACGCTGGGCGAATGAAGACGGTTCCTACAGCAACCTGCATGCGGACTCGTCCCTCGAATCCCTCAAGGCCTTCCGTGATGGCATGGCGGACCCGCTTTGGATCGACCGGCCCGCGCCGCATCTGAAGGCGAAGTAA
- a CDS encoding carbohydrate porin has protein sequence MRIEGCSKAFYGSGRKKLPAFLLSFLFAASFILAPAHGDSITDEFGVGFLPPRPPLRSESGGYLKQDNLTWNWWGIRDKMEDRGIVFNGSYTSEVQANVQGGIKTGSIYDGQLVLGLELQTEKLTGGSWPGGVFRVNADYVHGGSITGNDVGDLLGASNIGPTSDEWSVDFYYEQSLFEKKLVLTLGYMGPGNNFAGNDVSWIFSNSAFGWPEIIGGRAQQGPYSNSVPGFVIHYAPIDEFYFQAGAYAGTQEAVPVNAPPSNGIDIAINEDQGALGLMEVGYKLNQGQGDKGLPGTYRLGGWYRTRDTDTSRTGPSVSQFIGLSNAFGPPTGTFADYTALVNRNLNHDDHVGLYFSADQMVYRQPKSDDRGLTLFWRVGDNESGTTQFDFYTDGGLSYKGLIPGRQDDVLAVGAAYAGISDNTTDYQQGLKQIFPRFNPIQDYEAVVEGTYSLSLTPFWSLQPDIQWILHPGGSDQNNNALVVGFRNTLYF, from the coding sequence ATGAGAATAGAGGGCTGCTCAAAGGCATTTTACGGTTCCGGGCGTAAAAAATTGCCCGCATTCCTCCTGTCTTTCCTTTTTGCGGCATCGTTTATTTTAGCTCCAGCACATGGAGATAGCATTACCGATGAGTTCGGCGTCGGTTTTCTGCCTCCCAGGCCTCCGCTTCGCTCGGAGTCTGGCGGGTATTTAAAGCAGGACAACCTGACGTGGAACTGGTGGGGTATTCGCGACAAAATGGAGGATCGCGGCATTGTCTTCAACGGATCCTATACCAGCGAGGTACAGGCCAATGTACAGGGCGGAATCAAGACCGGCAGCATTTACGACGGCCAGCTTGTATTGGGCTTGGAGCTTCAAACGGAAAAGCTGACGGGAGGTTCGTGGCCCGGCGGCGTATTTCGGGTGAATGCGGATTATGTACATGGCGGCAGCATTACGGGAAATGATGTCGGCGATCTTCTGGGAGCCAGCAATATCGGCCCCACTTCGGATGAATGGTCGGTGGATTTTTACTACGAGCAAAGTCTTTTTGAAAAAAAGCTGGTTCTTACCCTGGGTTACATGGGGCCGGGAAACAATTTTGCCGGGAACGACGTTTCCTGGATATTTTCCAACAGCGCCTTCGGCTGGCCGGAAATTATCGGAGGCAGGGCGCAGCAGGGGCCTTATTCGAATTCGGTTCCCGGTTTTGTCATCCACTATGCGCCGATTGACGAATTTTATTTTCAGGCGGGCGCCTATGCAGGCACACAGGAAGCCGTTCCGGTGAATGCGCCGCCGTCGAACGGGATTGATATTGCAATCAATGAAGACCAGGGGGCGTTGGGCCTGATGGAAGTGGGCTATAAATTGAATCAAGGGCAGGGTGACAAGGGGCTTCCCGGCACGTACCGACTGGGCGGCTGGTATCGGACACGGGACACGGATACGTCCCGGACCGGACCATCGGTGTCACAGTTTATAGGGCTTTCAAATGCGTTTGGTCCTCCAACCGGGACCTTTGCCGACTACACGGCTTTGGTGAACCGCAATTTGAATCATGACGATCACGTCGGATTATATTTTAGCGCCGACCAGATGGTTTATCGGCAGCCCAAGTCCGATGACAGGGGCCTTACATTATTTTGGCGCGTGGGGGACAATGAAAGCGGAACCACGCAGTTTGATTTCTACACGGATGGCGGGCTGAGTTACAAGGGGTTGATTCCGGGGCGGCAGGATGATGTCCTGGCTGTTGGCGCCGCCTATGCCGGAATTTCGGATAATACCACCGATTATCAACAGGGTTTGAAGCAAATTTTCCCGAGATTCAATCCGATCCAGGATTATGAAGCTGTCGTTGAGGGAACCTATTCCCTTTCACTGACACCGTTCTGGAGCCTTCAACCGGATATTCAATGGATATTGCATCCGGGCGGCTCGGATCAAAACAACAACGCGCTGGTCGTCGGATTCCGGAATACCCTTTATTTTTAG